From Brassica oleracea var. oleracea cultivar TO1000 chromosome C3, BOL, whole genome shotgun sequence, a single genomic window includes:
- the LOC106330007 gene encoding uncharacterized protein LOC106330007 → MVNGGKSKEEGNRKKRKNQQVTSSNMVLKRLLRPARYFDGLMTNPCYNPTKPRRKPCLICASVQHVTKHCSMNHPDKDCSDKTSACLRCGGLGHEMGLCKYEYTEDDLKNVQCYVCKSFGHLCCVEPCDSPPSLWAVSCYRCGELGHTGLSCGRHYEGSPDIQRGFGRVKEDEKKKRRLATSAAISELGKKRERETATLSSLKTNDVHSEEKSILHDSNWTMMMNKKKKKKKNNKNSDQHVTAPESNGEKNDGNLEQHSTGKTKKNNESNRKKKKKKKKAKGEQTPVAEKPNLRSGWITEYLEEDPFHRGKIRRLCSPTTPSGYDHHILPVSPPSHNHRLATTHMVISGGHYPGSHSTTQYDRNLINSSFVSNEHLSGPPPRLWQRNYPPTSPIAPLGHSHHRLPVTPPGHNHWSPTFSSGGPYTGSLSMEPCGGNRRYLSFESNRHLLDPPISRLRQSYYSPTSPITPSGHNHMLPTFSSGWRSTGSLSTIPPHGGNHRDPSFGSNGHHLDPPFSRGQPYYQSTSHITPAGHNHHMLPSTYLDRNHMLSSTYNQRSPTFNSGGHYSSPLSSTRNGGNHRNSPFESNGHLSGPSTSRWHPYYPPTSSYHHHHHHHQQQNIYGHAPSRYGPPHHYGEFSGNYERW, encoded by the coding sequence ATGGTTAACGGAGGAAAGTCCAAGGAGGAAGGCAATCGTAAGAAGAGAAAGAATCAACAAGTAACATCGAGCAACATGGTTTTGAAAAGGCTTCTTCGTCCAGCAAGGTACTTCGATGGTTTGATGACTAACCCTTGTTATAATCCCACCAAGCCTCGTAGGAAGCCTTGTTTGATATGCGCTAGTGTCCAACATGTTACAAAGCACTGCTCAATGAACCACCCAGACAAAGATTGTTCTGATAAGACATCAGCTTGTTTAAGATGTGGAGGCTTAGGACACGAAATGGGTTTGTGCAAGTACGAATACACTGAGGATGATTTGAAGAATGTACAGTGTTATGTCTGTAAAAGCTTTGGTCACCTGTGCTGTGTCGAGCCTTGTGATTCACCGCCCTCTTTGTGGGCTGTGTCTTGTTACAGATGTGGTGAACTGGGTCATACTGGACTGTCGTGTGGTAGACACTACGAGGGAAGCCCTGATATACAACGCGGATTTGGTCGAGTCAAAGAAGATGAGAAGAAAAAGCGACGTCTTGCTACTTCTGCAGCCATTTCCGAGCTCGGGAAGAAGAGGGAACGTGAGACAGCCACACTATCATCACTCAAGACAAATGATGTACACTCAGAAGAAAAATCTATTCTTCATGACTCCAACTGGACTATGATGATGAATAAGAAGAAGAAGAAGAAGAAGAATAACAAAAACTCGGATCAGCATGTTACTGCTCCTGAATCCAACGGCGAGAAGAATGATGGGAATTTGGAACAACATTCTACTGGAAAGACGAAGAAGAATAATGAATCCAACAGGAAGAAGAAGAAGAAGAAGAAGAAAGCTAAAGGTGAACAGACCCCTGTAGCAGAGAAACCAAATCTTAGAAGTGGTTGGATAACAGAGTATTTGGAAGAAGATCCTTTCCACAGAGGAAAGATTAGGAGGCTGTGTTCGCCCACTACACCATCGGGTTATGACCACCATATTTTACCTGTTTCGCCACCGAGTCATAACCACAGATTGGCCACTACACATATGGTCATTTCTGGTGGGCATTACCCGGGTTCTCACTCAACCACACAATATGATAGAAACCTTATAAATTCATCTTTTGTGTCTAATGAGCATCTCTCGGGTCCTCCACCAAGGCTGTGGCAGCGTAACTATCCTCCTACCTCTCCTATTGCACCATTAGGTCATAGCCACCATCGGTTACCCGTTACACCACCGGGCCATAACCATTGGTCACCAACATTCAGTTCTGGCGGGCCTTATACGGGTTCTCTATCCATGGAACCATGCGGTGGTAACCGTAGATATTTATCATTCGAGTCTAATAGGCATCTCTTGGATCCTCCAATTTCAAGGCTGAGGCAGAGTTACTATTCTCCTACCTCTCCCATTACACCATCAGGTCACAATCATATGTTACCAACATTCAGTTCTGGTTGGCGTTCCACAGGTTCTCTGTCGACCATACCACCACATGGTGGAAACCATAGAGATCCATCCTTCGGGTCCAATGGACATCACTTGGATCCTCCATTTTCAAGGGGGCAGCCTTATTATCAATCTACCTCTCACATTACACCAGCAGGTCATAACCACCATATGTTACCCAGTACATATCTGGATCGTAACCATATGTTATCCAGTACATATAACCAGAGATCACCAACATTCAATTCCGGTGGGCATTACTCGAGTCCTCTGTCAAGCACACGAAATGGTGGAAACCATAGAAATTCACCATTCGAGTCTAATGGGCATCTCTCGGGTCCTTCAACTTCAAGGTGGCATCCTTATTATCCTCCTACATCTTCATATCATCATCATCATCATCATCATCAGCAGCAGAACATATATGGTCATGCACCCTCAAGGTATGGTCCGCCCCACCACTATGGAGAATTTTCAGGCAACTATGAACGGTGGTAG